The following DNA comes from Microbacterium foliorum.
CATCGTCGGTGACCATCGCGCACGGCGTCTCACCTGCCGCGAGCGTCGTCAGCGGCAGGGTCGGCCAGTCCTCACCGCCGACATACGGAAGCGTCTCCACGTCAGCGATCTCCGCGGGGGACACCTCCTGTTCGGCGCCGGCGTCCTGCCCGCTGCCGAGCAGGTAGAGCTGGTAGGCGAGTGGACTGAGGCGAGCGATCTCGCCGGTCGCGAGCGCCACATAGCGCTCCTCCGCCGGGCTGCCCTGCGTGTGGATGATCGTCCCCGCCGTCAGATCGGTGCCGGGAACCGAGGCTCCCATCGCGTTGAGGCTGATCGGCTCGAGATCGTCGCCCGACTCGAAGAGATTGAGCCAGCGTCCGTCGACCTCGAGGATGTCGCTGGTGCCGAGTCCGACGGCGCGGAGCACGGCGTTGGCATCGTCCGCCGGAACGGCGTAACGGAGACCGTCGGCGATCACGAACAGCTCGTCGCCGCGCTGGACGACGGCGCCGGTCCCGGTCGAGATCTGGGCGATCGGCTTGCTCGACAGCGATACCGACGCGCCGGCGGTGTCGTCGATGCAGGCCGTCCACGAGGAGTTGATCAGGGCGCTCGGTGCCGGCAGGTCGTCCGGTGCGCCGAGGATGCCGATCGAGGGGCCGACCGGGATGCCGTCGAGTGCGGCCTGATCCGTGCGTACGACCTTGAACTCACCGGCGGGGATCAGCAGCCGCGCACTGGCCGTGTTGATGACCGGATACAGGGTTCCTTCCACCGAGACGTAGCGAGCCCCGGTGTCGGTGGCGACGATGAGGCGGTTGTTCTGCCAGTCGCCGGGGAGTCCCGGCTGCATGATTCCCCAGAACACCCCGACGAGGATGACGCCGATCGTGAGCGCGACTCCTGCGACGACCGCGCGCAGCGGCTTCGCAGGGTCGAGCTCCTTGCCCCCGGGGGCTCCACCGGTGAACGCCGAGAGCAGTCGTCGCCTGCTGAAGCCCTGGGCTTCGATCAGATCCTTCTTGGTCGCCATGGGTCAGACGAGCCCGGCCGTCGTGACGCCGAGCGGCAGCAGCAGCGCGAGGGCGAAGACCTCGACCGTGTCGCCGAGCCTCGTGAGCCGCAGACGTGCCTTCGGTGTCAGCAGCGTGAGACCGACGAGGATCACGGTGGCGACGACGAGGATGAGGAGCATCCAGGTGCGGACATCGGGAAGGGCCAGGGCTACGGTGACACCGGTGGCGGCGAGTCCGATCGCGCCGATCGCCATGAGCACGAGCACACCGAGGCGGGCGTAGATCTGTCGCGACTGGAACATCATCCCGACGAATGCGAGCACGCACAGCAGCGCGCCCCAGACGCCGCTTGCGGCGACCAGCGGCGTCGCAGTCAGGGCCGCGAGGCCGAGCGCGGCTCGGAGTGCGATCAGGGTGCGCGTGCCTGCCGCGGCGCGACGCTTGACCTCGTCGGCGTCGATCGGCTCCGGCGCCGCGAACATGTCGGCATCGCTCTGCGGCGAGATGACCCGGATGCGGGTGGAGCTGAGCGCGAGCCAGGGGATGCCGTTCGCGAGCAGTGCGGTGGTGGCGAGCATGATCGCGTACGGAGCGAGTGCGTCGCCGAAGATCGCGGCGGTGGTCGCGGTGATGCCGATAGAGGCGCCGAGCGCGATGGGCACGAGGTGGATCTCGGGCTTCTCCTGCGTCACGGCGAGGCCGACGCCGCCGACGATGACGAGGCCCAGGCCCATGGCGGCGAGCGGCCAGCCCCAGATGCTCTGCACCGGAACGGCGAGGAAGCCCGCGAGTCCGCCGTAGGCTGCGGCGGTGAGACCGAGTGCGTGTCCGGCCTCCGGCTGATGGAGACGCATGAGCACGGCAGCCGCGACGCTGAGCACGATGGCCCCCGATGCCGCGATGATCGCCGGCACGAGGGAGGTGGGCGGAGTCGCGACCAGCAGGAGCGCGCAGAGGGCGAGGAAGGTGAGACTGACGAAGAGGGCGGTGCGCGAGCTGTCTGCCGGCGTCCAGGAGCCGTGCTGCTCGGCCGTGGCGTCGATCACCGCTTCGACGACGTCGTCGTAGACACGCGGCTCCTGCATCAGGCCGCCGCGGACGAGTGTCAGAAGCTCACCGTCGTGCACGCCCTGCGCCGCTGCTCCACGAGCGGGGTCGAGGGGTGTGCCGTCGGCCCGCTGCAGCGAGTAGCCGCCATGCGTGAGCGTCGGGTCGAGCACACCGAGACTCCGAGCGAAGCCGGGGATGATCTCGACGAGCGGGATCTGCGACGGCACGCCGACATCGAGCCGGCGGTCGTCGCTGACGACGGAAAGCCGCAGCACGGTGCCTGCCGTTGCGCTGCTCTGAGTCATGGAACGATGCCCCCTCCATGGTGTGCAGCCGAGCGGGAGGAGACCCGTGGCTGCGCATTCCGCCTTTCACCCTAGTTGAGGCGTGCGGCAACGCGTAGTCGCGGGGCGGGACGTTTTCTCCTTCGACCGCACGATCACCGCGCGGATGCCGGCGGGGTCGGCTCCGCGATTTCTCCATCGAACGCACGAACGCCGCGCGGATACGGCTCGTGTCCTGGCGCATCCGGACGATCTGATCTAGCCTTTCACCTGAAACGAATCGTGGGGGGTTGTTTCGAAGTCGTCCCAAGACAGGGATGCGCTCCCCCGCACGTGTGTCCGTGAGGACCGGAGGGAGTGAGTTATGGCTGATGTCATCTCCGCAGAAGAAGGGGCTCTGCGCCGCGGAGCCCAGGCGGTGCGGGAGACCAAGTCCGGGATCGACCAGCAGACCAAGAAGGTCCGCAGCGAGATCGAGCAGCTGCGCGGCTTCTGGACGGGTGCGGCTGCCGCATCGTTCTCGACGCTGATGTCCCGCTGGGACGAGCAGGCTCGTCAGCTCAACGAGGTCCTCGTGACGCTCGAGGATGCCCTCGCCGGCACCGAGCGCGACCAGGCCGCAACCGAAGAAGCTCACCAGCAGACCATCTCGGGCCTCGGCTCGATGATGGGTTCCTGAGCGAAGACCACAGAGATTTCAAGGAGAACATGATGCAGTCGATGTCAGTTCGCCCGGAGCAGGTCAACGCTCTGGCAGCGCAGATCCGCAGCGGGTCGCAGGGTATCCGTTCAGAGCTCGACCGTCTCGAGTCCGAGGTCGGCAAGCTGCGTGCGGCGTGGGATGGTTCCGCGCAGCAGGCCTACGACCAGGCTCAGGCCAAGTGGAACCGCTCGCTGAGTGAGATGCAGCAGCTTCTCACCCAGATCGCGGGCAAGACCGAGGAGATCTCGGGCCAGTACGTCCAGACCGACAAGTCGGCCGCCGGACGCTTCGGAGCCTGATCCCGTGGCGCGGGCCCGACGCAGAGATGCGCCGGGTCCGCGCCGTCTGCTGTGCTGTTCGGCGACTGAGCCGGAGGGCGCAGCAGATGTCACGGGAATCGCCGTTGTCAACAGGGAGGGACGTCGATGGTCATCGCATTCGACTTCGAGCAGATCTTCGCTGAGCTCAAGCGCATCTCGCGCGAGCTCGAGCATTTTCCGGCGGCTGAGGAGGTCGCGATCGTCGAGGGCGGTGTGTCGGAGACGACCAGCACCTTCCGGGGCGACCTGCGCACCGCGGCGCTGACGATGGGCTCGGCCACGACGAAGACGATCGAGGCGTTGAATCAGGCGCAGAACACGATCCGTGCGGCCGTCATGCAGATGGCGGAGCAGGATGCGGCCCTCGCCGATGAGAGCAAGATGATCATCCAGCTGCTGGATTCCGCGGTCGCCCAGGCCGACGAGACTCCGGTCGCGGCGGGAGCCAACCGCACCGGCGACGGCGGTGGCGCAACCGAACCCCGTGTCGATGTCGACGCCGGAGCGGATTCCGGCGATACGACCGTCGAGGCCGACTACTGATGAGGCGTCCGCACCGCCTCCTCGCGGTGCTCGGCGCGATAGCGCTGGGCGGGATGATCGCCGTGCCGTCGAGCGCGGCGGCGGAGGACCTCGCCTCGGGCCTGTGGTGGTTCGACCGCGGAAACGTCCAGGAGGCCCACGACGCCGGTTTCGACGGCTCCGGCGTCACGGTCGCGGTGATCGATACGCAGATCAATCCAGACGTCGTCGGGCTCCGCGGTGCTGATCTGCAGGTGCCCGAGAACACCTACTGCCACGACGCCGCCGGTGCTCCCATCCCCGCCGTGTCCACGGACTACGTGGCCGCCGCACACGGCACCAACGTCGTGTCGATGATCCTCGGCACGGGGGAGGCACCCGCTGGCGGCGTGCCGATCAAGGGCGCCGCGCCCGGCGCCACGGTGAAGTACTACTCCGCCGGTCTCGAAGATCAGGATACGGGCGAGGTGTCGTGCGCGCTCGAGAACGGTGAGCAGTCGACCACCGATGATCACGGGTTCGCGGCCGAGGCGATGTCCTTGGCCATCTCCGATGCGATCGACGAGGGTGCGGACATCATCTCGATCTCCAGCACGGGCTACGTCTTCCTCCTCGGGGCGACCGCCAAGGCTGTCGCGGCAGGAGTCCCGATCATCGCCGGCCTTCCGAATGAAGGCGGAGTCGGCGGTCAGCCCGCCGGTCTGAACGGCGTGGTGGGGGTGCAGGCATTCGGCTCTGACGGAGCGATCGCCACGTGGCCGAGCGGAGAGCCCAACCTGAGCGACGACGTCGGGACGGCCGCGCCCGGAATCGGGATCCTCGTGCAGGGCACCGAGGCGTCCTGGGACGAGCAGGAGCTGGTTCGCGGCACGTCGTTCGCGACGTCGATCGTCTCCGGATTCCTCGCGGTGGTGAAGCAGAAGTATCCCGAGGCCACGGGCAACCAGCTGCTCCAGACCCTGATCCATAACTCGGGGACCAAGGGTGAGCACGAGCCCGAGTGGAACAACAGCACGGGATTCGGTGCCGCCTCGCTGACCGGCATGCTCGCGGTCGACCCGACGAAGTATCCCGACGAGAATCCCTTCTTCGACGCGGACGATCCCAATGCGGTGCCGAATGCCGATGACGTGGCGACGTTCGCCGCGGATCTCGAGGTCGACTCCTCGCCCGAGCCCACGCAGACGAGCGCTGCACCCGAGCAGCCCTCGGCAGACGGCGCGGGCGTGACGCCCTGGGTGATCGGCGGCGGCGTCGTCCTGCTCATCCTGCTCGCCGGCGGCATCGTGCTCGCCGTCACACTCACCAGATCTTCGAAACGACGCACCGACCACACAGGGGGGCAATCATGACCGGCAGGTACGAAGCCGAGTTGAATCGCATCCGGGCCATCGAGGACTGGCGGATCCCCAAGGCCGCAGCGCTGAGATCCGCACTCGATTCCCTGCACGACGCGATCACGACGGTCACGTCATCCGAGGCCTGGGACAGCAAGACGCGGGATGCCGCGAACGCGGCCCTGAACGACATCCAGAACCAGATCCGAACCATCGGCGACGCCGTGACCGCCATCGACTCGGCGGTCACGTCGGCGAACAACGCCCGCCGAGCAGCCAACGACGCCGAGCTGCCGTCGTCGACGGTCGATCCGTTCTGGTCGAACGTGGCGAAGGGAGCATCCGTCGTGGTGCATCCCGTGCTCGGTCCGCTCGCGGCCGACAAGGCGATCGACGTGATCGGTGATTTTCTGGGTAACCAGCGCGAGGCAGAGGCCGAGCGCATGGTGAAGAGCATCGAACAGTCGCTCGAGCGGCCCAGCGCCTCGCTCCGATCGTCGACCGAGACCCTCCGCGCAGTCCAGTACGTCAAGTACGACGACGGTCCCGGGGGCGGCGACAGCGGGGGCGACGGGCCCTCGATCGACAGCCCGTCCATCGAGTACCCCGGCGGTGGCAGCGGTCCATACGGAGTTCCCGGCGGCGGATATCAGCCTGGCGGTAGCGGTGGTGTCGGCGAGTACCAGCCGCCGGTGCAGACGAACCCGGAAGATCCGCAGTATCCGACGTTCCCGACCGACCCGACGTTCCCGACCGACCCGACGTTCCCGACCGACCCGACGTTCCCGACCGACCCGACGCTCCCTGCCGATCCGGCCTTGCCGGACGGCCCCGGAGGAGTGGACATCGATGATCCCACGGTCGACTTCCCGGGCGGCGGAGTACTGCCCGGCGGCCCCGGTGGCGGAAGCGGTGGCGGCTATCCGCTGAACCCCGGCGGAACCTTCCCCGGAGGGGGGACCCCTGGTGGTCTGCTCCCCGGTGGTGCGGGCGGCGGCGGTATCGGCGGGATCGTCGGCGGTGGTGCCGGCGCGGCGGCGATCGCCGCGGGGTCGAAGATCGCCGGAATCGGCAGCGTGGGCGCCCTCGGCAGCTCGGGCCTCGGCGGTGCGTCCGGAGCAGGGCTCAAAGCGGGTGGCGGTCTTCTCGGCAACTCCGCGCTCGGCGGCGGCGCCGGCGGTTCGGGCGGCGCGGCAGGTTCTGCTCGCCCCGGGGGCATCGGCGGTGTCGGAGGCGTCGGAGGTGCCGGTGGCGTCGGGGGTGCCGGTGGGGCCGGAGGTGCGACCGGTTCGTCGGGCGCAGCCGGCTCGGGCATGCGTCCCGGCATGGGCATGATGGGCGGCGCGGGAGGCGACGAGGAGGAGAAGGCCAAGCGCTCCGGTCTCGGCGGACCGATCGCCCCCAAGCTCGAGGACGAGGACGAACGAGGGCCTCGCGCCAAGGGCGCGCAGGCGGGCTCTCGCGACGACCACGCAGGCTGATCCGCGTGAGCGGAAGAGGGGGCGTGCGGCCGAGGCCGCACGCGGTCGATAGGGTGCAGGTGTGTCAGTCGATATCGTAGAGCGCCGCCGCATCGTGCTCCAGAGCGAGGATCGGCGCATCGATCTCTCGCTCCCGTTCGACGAGACCCTCGACGAAGCACTCATCCTCAGTGGACTCTCGACGGCCGATCGTTTCGTGACGATCGGTCCGGGCGGATTCGAGATCCCCGGTGACACCGAGTGCGAAGACCTCGTGGACGGAGGTCTCTACGCGCTCATCGACCGCACGGCGCTGGCGCCGCAGGCTCGTCCCGCGGTCGCGGGCACACGGCCGTCACGTGCAGACCACGGTGCCCGATGGTGGATGCTCGCGGTCAGCGGGCTGCTGCTCGTCGCGGTCTTCGCGCAGGGCGCAGGAGGTCCACTGCTCAGGCTCCTGATCGGTCTCTTCCTCGTGGTCGGTGCCGTGAGCGGAGCGGTGGCATGGTCGCGCCGGGATTCGGCGGCAGGCGTGCGCGGCATCCTCGGCGTCCTCGCTCCGGTGCTCCTGTCGTTCGCCGCGGGCGCTCTTCTGATCCCGGCTGAACTCGATGCGAGTGCGCACCTCTCCGCCGCCTCCGGTTTCCTCGCGGCCGGCATCACCACAGCGGTCATCGCCGTCTCGGCCCGAGCTCGTCCGATGCGGGCGGCCGCAGGGACCGCGACCGTGCTCCTCGTCGGCCTCGCGGCGGTCTGGGGCCTCGCGCTTCTGCTGCGCTGGGGTCCGGCCGAGGCCGCGGCCATCTCGCTGGGACTCGTCCCCCTCGGACTCCGCGCTCTGCCGAGCAGTCTGGTGAACCTCCCCGAGGGGTACTTCATCGACTACAAGCACTTCATGACCAGTCGCTGGACGGTCCGAGGGACCATTCCCGAATCCGTCGGGCTGCTGCGACCCGAGCGCATCATCGCCGTCGTCGACGATTCCTCGGCACGACTCATCGCCGGGACAGCGGTGCTCAGCATCGTCGCCGCGCTGATGACCCCCATCGCGTTCCTCCGTCCATGGCCGGACGATCCTTTCGTGATCTCCGGCGGTATCGCGCTTCTCGTCTGCGTGGGCCTCGCGCTGCTGCTGACGCCCCGACACACGACCTCGCGCATCCTCCGCTGGCTTCCCCGTGCGTCCGCCGCCGTCGTGTTCATGGTCGCCGGCCTGCAGGCAGCCGCTGCGCTGGGCGCTGGCTTCCAGGTGCTCGGGGCCCTCGCGCTGTTCGCCGTCGGTCTCACAGCGGTCGCCGTCATCATCCCCGTCTCGCGCGGAGCGAGCTCGCTCATCTGGTCGCGCTTCGGAGACGCCTTCGAATGGCTCGCCGTCGCGCTCGCCCTCCCCGCGGCGCTCCTCTACGCGAATGCGCTGTCTCTCGTTCGTGGAATGATGGCGGGATGAGCGGGAACGGCGAACCACAGCTCCGGCCGGGCGGTGGCACCATCCCACCCGTGCATCCGGGGCCCAGCCAGCCCGGGGAGATCCCTGCGCTGCCGCCGGCGTTGATCGCGGCTCCGCCCGGTGTCGACGGCGCTCCGCTCCGATCCGGATCCACGCCTCCCGCGCCCACGCCGATCGCCCAGACTCGGGCCAGAGCGAGACGCCCTTCTGACGGGCTCGGCCCTGCTTTCCTGGGCGTGCCCGCAGGGACGGCAGCGAGGATCGCCGCCTTCACTCTCGATGCCGCTGCAGTGATCCTCGCCGCGGCGATCGTCCTCATCACCACCCGCAGCATGCTCCTCGCAGGGCTCACGGTCGCCGAGCTCGCGATCTTCCTGTGCGTGCTCGAAGCGCGCACCGGTCTCACCATCGGCAACGCCGTGCTGCGTCTGCGAGCCTCTCGCGGCGACCGGCCCTTCTCGCCGGGCATCGGTCGCCAGTTCGTGCGCGCGATCATCACCGGCGCCGGTTTCCTGGTGGCGGTCGGCAGCTGGGTCGTCGTCGCGTCGAGCGCGTGGGATCGCGGCGGACGCCGTCAGTCCTGGGCGGATCGCGTCGCCGGCACCGTCGTGGTCTCGGTCCCGCCCCGTGCAGCTGCCGAAGCACAGCAGAAGGCCTCGGTCATCGAGGCCGCCGCCCCGTTGGCGCCGCCGCAGGTCGTGCCCCTCGGTGCACACCCGTCCGTCGTCGACGAGGACTCCGAGCCGACCGACGCCCGCGCGGCCTCGCACCGCACCGAGACTCCCGCACCCGCGGCACAGGGCGACGACAGGCCGCTCTTCACCGTCGCGCCGGCAGCAGCACAGCAGAGCGATGCCGCTGCCCCGGCATCCGAGTCCGGAGCGCTCCTCCTGATCTTCGACACCGGGCAGCGTGTCCAGCTCGGGCTGCCGCTCGCGGCGAACCTCGGACGCGCGCCGGTGGCCAGCGTGCACGACGACCGACTCGTGATCGTGACCGACCCCGACTCCTCGGTGTCGAAGACGCACCTGCGTCTCGAGCACTCACGCGGCCGCACCTGGGTCACCGACTTCGGATCCACCAACGGCTCCGACATCCGATCCGACGACGGGCAGACGACCGAGCTCGTCGCGGGCGAGCGCGTCCTGCTCGACGACGCCGATCGCGTCAGGATCGGCAACCGCAGCTTCACCATCAGCCTCCTGCTGGGCACCGACAGCAGCGCCGGAGAGAGAGCATGACAGGACCCCGTCTCGCGCCGCCCCGCGTCCCCTCCGGAAAGCTCCCCGTTCAAGCGCCGCCCGAGCTGCAGCCCAACGACGGCGGCATGGGAATCCTCGGATCCCTTCTGCCGATGCTGGGCAGCGTGGGTGCGATCGTCATGGTCACGATGTCGAACCAGTCGGTGACGGGTCTGCTCACCGGAGGCATGTTCCTGCTGTCGTCGCTCGGTTTCGTGGCGGTGAACGGCTGGCGTCAGCGATCGCAGCGACAGGCTGCGACCCTCGGCGCACGCCGCGAGTATCTCGCGTACCTGACCGAGCTGCGTCAGACCGTGCGGGTCGCAGCCCGGCAGCAGCGCCGCGCCGCGAACTGGCACCTTCCTGCACCTTCAGCTCTCCCGTACATCGCCGAAGAGCGCACCAGGGTCTGGGAGCGCGGCATGAACGACCCAGACTTCCTCTCGGTGCGCGTCGGAACGAGCGACCAGCCGCTGTGCGTCTCGCTCGAGGCGCCCGAGCTCCCTCCGCTCGCGCAGCTCGACCCGGTCGCCGCCTCGGCCGCGCATCGTTTCATGCTGACGCACGAGCTGCAGAAGAACCTTTCGCTCGGCATCACGCTGCGCGACTACGCCCGCGTCGAGATCACGGGAGACGAGACCGAGTCCCGCGGTCTCGCGCGCGCCATGCTGCTGCACCTCGCGACCATGCACGACCCCGACACGGTGCAGATCGTCATCGCCGCTGACGCGGCCGTTCTGCCGCAGTGGGAATGGGCCAAGTGGATGCCGCACACGCATTCGCGCACGGTCAGGGACGGCCTCGGTGCCGCCCGCATGATCGGCTCGCAGCTGTCCGAGCTCGAGGACATGCTCCCCGCCGAGGTCCGTGAGCGGCCGCGCTTCGCCCGTGACGGGTCCGGCCCCAAGGTGCCGCACATCGTGATCCTGACGGATGGTGTCACCACCTCGTTCAACGACGTGCTCGTGAGCGGTGGCGGCGTGCAGGGGGTGACCGTGATCGACCTTCCCTCCCGGTGGGGCGATCTCGAGGACCCGAACGCCCTGCGCATCGCGTTCGAACCAGGCGGCAAGGGCAGCCGAGCCGAACTCGTCAGTCTGCAGGTGTCCGCGCGCCCGTTCGAGGCCGACGCGATCAGCATCGTCGAGGCCGAGGCGACCGCTCGCCGGCTCATCGCCCTCTACTCGGGCGGCACGACGATCACGAAGAAGAAGAGCTCGACCGATCAGGCTGAGCTCGTCGAGCTGCTCGGCCTTCCCGACGTCCGTGACCTCGATCTCGACGCGGCCTGGTCGCCTCGACTCGAGCGGGACCGACTGCGGGTGCCCATCGGGCAGACGGAAGACGGCAGCCCGCTGATCCTCGACATCAAAGAGTCGGCTCAGCA
Coding sequences within:
- a CDS encoding type VII secretion protein EccB, which gives rise to MATKKDLIEAQGFSRRRLLSAFTGGAPGGKELDPAKPLRAVVAGVALTIGVILVGVFWGIMQPGLPGDWQNNRLIVATDTGARYVSVEGTLYPVINTASARLLIPAGEFKVVRTDQAALDGIPVGPSIGILGAPDDLPAPSALINSSWTACIDDTAGASVSLSSKPIAQISTGTGAVVQRGDELFVIADGLRYAVPADDANAVLRAVGLGTSDILEVDGRWLNLFESGDDLEPISLNAMGASVPGTDLTAGTIIHTQGSPAEERYVALATGEIARLSPLAYQLYLLGSGQDAGAEQEVSPAEIADVETLPYVGGEDWPTLPLTTLAAGETPCAMVTDDARTVLGATTTELPEKRSGVDVSVGGGALVEVSGASDDSVGLAVLIDESGTAFAIPGAAAEQSAEDAATGPIAQLGYSPDDVGRVSDAWIEFFAAGPALTSDAARESPGSGTK
- the eccD gene encoding type VII secretion integral membrane protein EccD produces the protein MTQSSATAGTVLRLSVVSDDRRLDVGVPSQIPLVEIIPGFARSLGVLDPTLTHGGYSLQRADGTPLDPARGAAAQGVHDGELLTLVRGGLMQEPRVYDDVVEAVIDATAEQHGSWTPADSSRTALFVSLTFLALCALLLVATPPTSLVPAIIAASGAIVLSVAAAVLMRLHQPEAGHALGLTAAAYGGLAGFLAVPVQSIWGWPLAAMGLGLVIVGGVGLAVTQEKPEIHLVPIALGASIGITATTAAIFGDALAPYAIMLATTALLANGIPWLALSSTRIRVISPQSDADMFAAPEPIDADEVKRRAAAGTRTLIALRAALGLAALTATPLVAASGVWGALLCVLAFVGMMFQSRQIYARLGVLVLMAIGAIGLAATGVTVALALPDVRTWMLLILVVATVILVGLTLLTPKARLRLTRLGDTVEVFALALLLPLGVTTAGLV
- a CDS encoding WXG100 family type VII secretion target encodes the protein MADVISAEEGALRRGAQAVRETKSGIDQQTKKVRSEIEQLRGFWTGAAAASFSTLMSRWDEQARQLNEVLVTLEDALAGTERDQAATEEAHQQTISGLGSMMGS
- a CDS encoding WXG100 family type VII secretion target is translated as MSVRPEQVNALAAQIRSGSQGIRSELDRLESEVGKLRAAWDGSAQQAYDQAQAKWNRSLSEMQQLLTQIAGKTEEISGQYVQTDKSAAGRFGA
- a CDS encoding S8 family peptidase; this encodes MRRPHRLLAVLGAIALGGMIAVPSSAAAEDLASGLWWFDRGNVQEAHDAGFDGSGVTVAVIDTQINPDVVGLRGADLQVPENTYCHDAAGAPIPAVSTDYVAAAHGTNVVSMILGTGEAPAGGVPIKGAAPGATVKYYSAGLEDQDTGEVSCALENGEQSTTDDHGFAAEAMSLAISDAIDEGADIISISSTGYVFLLGATAKAVAAGVPIIAGLPNEGGVGGQPAGLNGVVGVQAFGSDGAIATWPSGEPNLSDDVGTAAPGIGILVQGTEASWDEQELVRGTSFATSIVSGFLAVVKQKYPEATGNQLLQTLIHNSGTKGEHEPEWNNSTGFGAASLTGMLAVDPTKYPDENPFFDADDPNAVPNADDVATFAADLEVDSSPEPTQTSAAPEQPSADGAGVTPWVIGGGVVLLILLAGGIVLAVTLTRSSKRRTDHTGGQS
- a CDS encoding FHA domain-containing protein is translated as MSGNGEPQLRPGGGTIPPVHPGPSQPGEIPALPPALIAAPPGVDGAPLRSGSTPPAPTPIAQTRARARRPSDGLGPAFLGVPAGTAARIAAFTLDAAAVILAAAIVLITTRSMLLAGLTVAELAIFLCVLEARTGLTIGNAVLRLRASRGDRPFSPGIGRQFVRAIITGAGFLVAVGSWVVVASSAWDRGGRRQSWADRVAGTVVVSVPPRAAAEAQQKASVIEAAAPLAPPQVVPLGAHPSVVDEDSEPTDARAASHRTETPAPAAQGDDRPLFTVAPAAAQQSDAAAPASESGALLLIFDTGQRVQLGLPLAANLGRAPVASVHDDRLVIVTDPDSSVSKTHLRLEHSRGRTWVTDFGSTNGSDIRSDDGQTTELVAGERVLLDDADRVRIGNRSFTISLLLGTDSSAGERA